CCACCTCATAGTCGACGGCGTGTCCTGGCGAATGATCGTCGCGGATATCGAGCGGCATTATCTGGAAACTGGCACCATCCGCTCCGGCGCGGTCGCGACGGGCAGCTGGAACAGCCGGCTTTCGCGGTCGGTACTTTTCGATGGAGAGGAGGCATATTGGCGCGGCATCTGCGAAGAAGACGTGCAGGCGCTGCCGCTCGACAACCAGAGTGGCAGCAATACTCAATCGGATGCGGTGACGTACCGGCAGACGATCGATGCCGAAACAACAAGGCAACTGCTTCGGGATGTGCCGGAATGCTTCAGCATCGCCTCGAACGAAGTTCTAGTTGCAGCCCTTTATCTGGCGCTGCGGCAATGGAGCGGAAAGCCACGCCTGCGCCTCGAAATGGAAAGCCACGGCAGACCGCACCTGTTCGAGGATATCGACGTTTCCGAAACGGTGGGGTGGCTGACTGCGCTTTATCCCGTGTTGTTCGATACGCCCGATGACGCGACGCCAGACAGATTGCTTCTCGACGTCAAGGACACCCTGCGGCGAATTCCCAATAATGGTGTGGGTTTCGGTGTTCTGAAATATCTTCGCAACAGGGGTGGGCATTTGGACTACGGCCAACCGCAGGTCCGCTTCAACTATCTCGGCCAGATGGATGCCATGTTCGGGGCCGACAGCCTGTTTGCTCCCTCCGGCATCACATCCGGTCCGATGTACGGTCCCGGCAACCCGCGCGATACGATCCTCGAGATCAATGCCATGGTGGTGCGCGGCGAATTGCAATTGCAATGGGTCTATGGCGCGCAGCTGCATTCCGGGGACACCATCAAGATGCTGACTGGCCATTTCCGGGACAATCTCGAAACGCTGATCCAGCATTGCCTTGATGATTCAGGTGCTGGTTACAGCATTTCTGATTTCCCGCTGATGGATCTCGGCCAGGACGAACTCGACAATCTGCTAAAGAGCTTGTGACACAATGGACAATCGCCCTCTTGAAAGCCGCCGCCGCTCGGCAATCGAAAACATCTATCCGCTGTCACCGATGCAGGAAGGATTGCTGTTCCATTCCATCGCCACGCCCGACGAAGGCGTCTACGTGCCGCAGATCGTCCTGCAACTGCGGGGCGCCGTCGATCCGCAGATCATGCATGATTGCTGGAGCGAGATGGTGTCGCGCCATGCGGTTCTGCGCACCACCTTCCACTGGGAAGAAAGGGACGAACCCTTTCAGGTGGTCCACAGCGATGCCGGCCTTGTCTGGTCGCAACTGGATTGGTCAGGCATCGACGCGGAAGAGCAGCAAAGACGCCTTGGCGCGCTTTTGTCCACCAACCGGCGGCAAGCTTTCGATCTGAAGAAGGCTCCGCTGATCCGCCTGCAATGGATCGATTACGGCGGCGAACATTCGCGTCTGGTGCTTCAGTATCACCATATCATTCTCGACGGATGGTCGGCGGGCCGCATCGTCGAAGACGCCTTCAGGATCTATCAGAGACGGTGCGGTTCATCCCGTCCGCCACTGCCCGCACCACGGCCCTATGTGGATTACATTGCCTGGCTGAAAAGCAGGAAACGTGAGGCGACCCGTGCGTTCTGGACGGACTACACGGCGAAGATCGAGGGGCCGTGCAGGATGACCCGCGACGCCACCGGAGGCGAGGCCGATTTCTCCAGTCATCACCTCACCTGCGATCCCGCTGTTTCCACGCAGGCGACAAAGCTGTGCCGGGAGATGGGGATTACCCCCAATACCCTGCTGCAGGCCGCGCTTGCCATCGTCATCGCCCGCAAGACCGGCAGCAGACACGTCGTCTTCGGTGCGACGACAGCCGGGCGACCTTCCGAACTGCAGGGTGTGGAAAACATGGTCGGCCTGTTCATCAACACGCTGCCGGTCTGCATCGACGTTGAAAATGGCCCCCTTGCCCCGTGGCTGCAGACATTGCAGCAACGTCAGTCTGCCTGTGCGGAGCACGACTATCTTCCACTGCGTGAGATACAGGCCGGGCGGGGCGATCTTTTCGACTGCCTGCTGGTCTTTGAAAACTATCCCGTGCCGCGGGATATTTCGGTGGACGCCACATTCGCAGTGACCGGCGTCGAGGTCGATGAATGGACCCACTACCCCCTCACCCTGTTTGCCGTTGCTGACGCCACAAAGATTTCGGTTTCAGCCCGATACGACAGGCACCGCATTGCCGAGCGGGAGATGGAGGCATTTCTGCATGAGCTTGGCGCGACAATCGGCGAGATGGCCGGTGGAACTCCGACGGTTCCAAACGTTTCTGCTGCGGACATAAAGCCGGTCGATATCGCCAGGCCTGCGCTGCCTTCGGTGGCGGAAACACACGATGATCAGCCCCTTCCCACTACCGCCTGGACGGAAACGGAAGAAAGGATCGCCCGGATTTGGGCGGAGGTTCTGAAGGTGGAAGCCCAGCACAATACCGATAATTTCTTCGACCTCGGCGGCCACTCGCTTCTGGCAGCCAGGGTCGTCAACCGGGTGCGGAGAGAATTTGCGATCAATTTTCCCGTAAAAGTCCTGTTCGACCGTCCGGTCCTTGCCGCGTTTGCGGGTTTCATCGACGCGCTGAAAGCAACCGCCGCGCCCGTGGGCGAACATAATGCGATTGAAATTTGATGAGAGGTGCCCCGATGACAGTTCGTCCCCGGTTGATCTGCCTTCCGCCGGCCGGCGCCGGCCCGAGCATTTTCCGATCATGGGTACAGAATTCCGAGAGTGTCTTTGACGTTATCCCGGTCGCCCTGCCAGGTCGCGAAGCGCATTTCACCAAGCCGCTGCCGCGCGACATCCAGAGCCTCGCCGACCACGTCGGCAGCGAAATCACCGGACTGCTGCAGGCTCCTTACGCCCTGTTCGGTTATTCCATGGGCGCGGTTGTGGCCTATGAGCTGTTACGGCACCTGTCACTCCGGCGCCTGCCGCTCCCCGACGCCTTCTACATTCTCGGCTCCAACGCGCCCGACCGCGTCCTTGAAGGACGTGAGCCTATCCACAGCATGACGAGCGAGGATTTCCTTCAATCGCTGGTCGAGATCGGCGGCACGCCGGACGAGATATTGCGCGACAGGGAGGCCATGGCCCTGTTCGAGCCGGTTCTGCGCAATGATTTTCGCATTTGCGAGACCTATCAATTCACCCCTCCACATCTGCCCGTTACATTCCCGGTCCATGTCTTCGTTGCCGATGCCGACCATCTCGTCAGCTGGAATGCGGCAGGTGCCTGGGAAAACTGTATCGGGCAAGACATCACCATGCATCGGATCGGAGGGTCGCATATGCTCGCACCACAGGCCTTCGCACACTTCATTGGAAAACTCGGCCAATTATGGCAAACCGATACGGTGCAGGCTTGCGCTGTTTCAACCAGAACGGCATGAGCTTGATTTGCTATGCCAAGCTGATGGATGCGGCAGATAATGAGAAATCATGAGACAGCCGGCGTCTCCGCCGCCGATAGTCTGAGGGAAGCGACTGCCCTCCAGCAGTCCATGTGGCCGGAGGTGCCCTGCAGCGCCGGCCCGATGCTTGCCGGCTGGACAACGTCCGCCGAGCTGTTCTCCAGCCCCTCGGCGCTGGAAGAATTCCTTGACTATGAGGGGTCGTTCGATCCCGGCGTCGACCTCAAAAGCCGCGCCGCATTCCTGATCAGCGACTATTGCTACATTTTCTTCATGGCCACGGTTCCGCTGCTGGTGGGTCGCGGCGTGGTGCCCGATATGTCACCCGAAGCCGTTTCATTGCAGTTCTATACCCATCATGGCGAACATGACGGGGAGCCGATGACGGTGCGGCGGGCACACGTTAGGCTGTTGTCGCCGCAGATCTTTGCGGATCGGGACGCTGGGCCTTTTTCGACGGTCACGGACCACGCGGGCCTGTGCGAAAGGTTCCGCATGGGCGTCGAGCACCATTTCCGTCCGCTGGTGGAAGCATTGGCAAAAAGGACGGGTTTTCCAAAAAATGCGCAGTGGCGGCTGGTGGGAGACGCGATAGCCGGCAGATTTCTCGATGTCGGAAGAAGGTTCGGCTGTCTCACCGAGGCGATGTCCTCAGCCATGGCGATCGTCAAGGTACAGGGATCGCCGCTAAACAACCGCCAGCTGGGTTACTTCGACCTCACCCTGCATGACAGCTCATTAAAAGAACCGTTCACCTACACGTTTCGCGCGCGCGGCGGATGCTGCCGTTACTATACCGTAGAGGGAGCGGAAAAGTGCCCCACCTGCGTGCTGAAGTCGAATGAAGAGCGTGACGACATTCTTCTCCAGGAAATGCGCGACCGTATCTGCCTAAAATAAGATTATTATTTTCAATAATTTTTTTTACTCGGGAGTCCCATAGCGCCGTCTTTGATCGTCTTCAGCATGAGTGGGCGGATATTGCCGCCTTTTGTCTGAAACGCTTATCAAGTGCGCGGGAGCGGGGGCTTCAATGGAATGCAAGGGAATTAACGGCAGAACGGTTCGAACCGGACTGGCGGGATGGGCAGCGGTGCTGCTCGCAACTTCGGTTTCTGCTCTGGCCTTACATGTGCCGGCCGCAGCACAGACCACCAGTCAGGCGAGCACCGCGCCACGGCAGATTTCCATTGCCGCCGGACCGCTGACCTCCGCGCTCAATCAGCTTGCCACGCAAACCGGCCTGCAGATTCTCTTTGACGGGTCCATTGCCAATGGCAAGACGTCCCGCGGCGCCAGCGGCAATCTCACACCCTCTCAGGCGCTCACGGCAGTGCTTGCAGGGACCGGTGTTCAGTCACGGTTTGCCGGCCAAAACCAGATCGCCCTCAGCCTTGCGGCGGCTCCTGCAGAGGCCGCAACCGTCAGTGCGGACGGCACGACCCAGCTGCAGGCCATCACGATTTACGGTTCACGCAACGCCACGACGCTTGCCAGCACGTCCTCGAGCATCGGTATCGTCAACGCGGAACAGATCTCGGACGGCCAGATAAGGAGTTTCCGCGACAGCTTCCGCCGCATGGCAAACGTCATGGATGGCGACTGGGCCGATGCCGGCTTCATCATTCGTGGCGTCAGCTCCGAGGGTCTTGTCCCCGGTGGTGCGCCTCTTGCGACGCTCTACATCGACGGCGTTCAGCAGACGGTGCGTGGCGCGCGCCGCGGGGCACGCGGACTGTTTGACGTCGAGCAGGTCGAAGTCTATCGAGGCCCACAGTCCACCTTGTCTGGCCGCGCTGCCATGGCTGGTGCGATTTATATAAAGACCAAGGATCCCACCTTCGAAAAGGAGGCGGAACTCTCGACCACAATCGCCACCGGCAATCTCTACGGCACCGGCTTCATGTTCAATGCGCCGCTGATGGACGATCAGCTCGCTGTTCGTATTTCCGGTGAGGTCCAGCGCAGCAAGAACGACATCAATTACCCGACCTTCGCGGGTTACGAGAACTACAACGAGTTCACGCACGACTTTTATTACCAGGTTCGAGGCAAGGTACTGTTCGAGCCGGCGGAAATGCCGGAGACACGCGCACTTCTCAGCTACTCATTTTCACATGACAATCCCGCTGTTCGCGATATCGGTGGCCCCAAAGGCTCCATCCCCTTCAGCTTCGACCAGAAACGCGGCGATTATCTCCTTCCTGCCTACATCGAATATCGCCCGACCGACGTGCATAATGTCGGACTGGAAGTAACGCATGATTTTTCAGACGAGCTGAAGCTGACTTCACTTTCGGCCTTCAGCTATTCCGATGCCGATCGTCTCTCGGTCAATTACGGCACCCCGGGCGAAATCAACACCTATCACGGCTACTACAAGGAATGGATCGCCTCCCAGGAAGTCCGCCTCAATTATGAAGGCGACAAATGGGACTGGGTCGGCGGCGTCTATTTTTCTTATGAAGATGAGAAGAATTTCTATGATCGCACCATTCCGCTGACAGCCACCGTCAACCGCAACCAGGTCCAGCACAATACGCAGAAATCGTTCAATGCCGCCGTGTTCGGAGAGGCGACATACGAGTTCGTTCCGACATGGAAAATCACCCTCGGCGGCCGGCTGGACTACACGGATCAGGATATAACGCAACATCTGGTGCGGACCCAGCCTCTTGGCGGCGCGACGAGCGTTCTGACGGACTATGCTGCTTCCTTCAACGAGGTCAATTTCGTACCGAAAATCGGCCTTTCGAAAGAACTGACAGACACACAGACGGTCGGCATCACCTATTCCCAAGGTTTCCGGACAGGTGGCGCGAGTTACGATTCTTATCGTCGGACGGCCTACAGCTACGAACCGGAAACGGCATCGACCTACGAGATTTTCTACAAAGGCTCGTTCATGGATGACCGGCTGACCGTAAATTCAAACGTGTTCCTCACCAAATATTCGGACCAGCAGGTTCTGATGCAGCTCGATCCAACGGATCTGCTGAGCCGGCGCATCATCAACGCCGCGTCGTCGGAAGCCTGGGGCTTCGAGTTCGAGCCGTCGTTCAAGGTCACTGACAACCTCGAAACCTTCGCATCGCTCGGCTACGTTCATACCGAGTTCAAGAATTTCAACGATCTGACCTACGGCAATCTGTCCGGCCTGCCATTCCCGGAAGCGCCGGAGTGGTCGCTGGGCCTTGGCGCTCGCTACACCTTCGATAACGGCGTCTATGTCGGCGCAGACGCCAAATATACCTCGAGCTACCTGGCACGTCTGGGCAGCCTGCCACACGATTATCTCGACAGCCGTTGGATCGTGAACCTGCAGGCCGGCTACAAAACGGAGCGGTGGGAAATCAACGCCTTCGCGCAGAACCTGCTGGACGAGGAATATTTTGTCTACAACGACAATGATATTGCCGCCACGCTCGGCGAACGCCGCAGCGTCGGTCTGAACCTGAAGGTCAAATTCTGATCCATTTCCTGCGCGGCTCAATGCCGCGCAGGCTTCCATTTCTGGAGTAATGAATGATCCTGCGGTCGTTTCTCATCTTGCTGATGGGACTTTTTGCCTCCGGCGCCTCGGCGCAATGTTCGGGCCGGACCTTAACATCCGGCGTGTATGGTACACCGATCTGCGTGTCAGACACGCCTCGCAGGATCATTGTACTCGATCCCTTCTATAATCTGGGGATGGCGCTTGAACTCGGCCTGCCTTTGGTCGGCGCACCGCTTATGTCCGTTCAGGACCATGAACTGAAGGAAAAAGCCGGCAAGGCAACGGTCTCCGATATTGGCGAAGCCCGCCAGCCCAGTCTCGAGCGTATCGTGGCCCTGAAGCCGGACTTGATTGTCGGGGACGCAGCCCTGCACGGCCAATCCTACCAGAACTTCGCCAAGATTGCGCCGACTGCGCTCATCGATGCAAAGAACTGGAAAGACCATTTCCGCACATTGGCGCTCCTTTCAGGGAAAAGTGACGAGGCGGCAGGGATGCTGGCGACTTACGAAAAACGTGTCGCCGCCATCAGGGATAAAACTGCTTCCCATAAGGTGTCGGTCTTGCGGGTGACACCAAGCGGTTTTCATGTCTATCTCGACGGTCCGGCCGCCTATGCGCCCTATGCGGTTCTTCGTGATGCTGGCGTAAAACGCAGCACTTACGAAACGACTGACGACAACACGGTATTCAAACGGCCCGAATGGGAAGACCTCGTCCTTCTGGACGGAGACATTCTGCTTTACGTCGTTGCCGGCAGATATGACACGACCATGGACGATGCGCTTGCCGACCGCACGACCAGCAACCCCTTCTGGCAAATGTTGCCGGCAGTCGCATCCAGAAACGCCCACCGGGTCAAGCGCGAAACATGGATGAGCTTCAACGGCATTGGCTCCGCGAACAAAGTTCTCGATGATATCGAGCAATATCTGCTGGACAAGCCGTGACATCGTTTCGCGGATTATCGAAGGCGGAAAGACCGATACATGCTCGCAGGGCGGAATTTTTCTGCTCGGTCCTGCTTCTGCTCGCCATCGCTGGCCTGCTGGTTTCCGCCACGCTGGCAATAATAGCTGGCCCAGCGCCCCTTTCACCATCGACGGTGCTCTCTGCAATCTTCCGCTTTGACGGCTCGCGTGATCATCTCGTCGTGACGTTGCTGCGCTTGCCACGCGTCGCGGCGGCCATGATCGCAGGAGCGGGCCTGGCCGTTTCAGGCGCGATCATGCAGGCGGTGACAAAAAACCCTCTGGCTTCGCCGGGGCTCCTCGGCATCAATGCCGGCGCGGCTTTTGCAGTGGTCGCCGGCCTGTCGATCATGGGAGTTTCGGGCGACGCGCTGGTCTGGTATGCCTTTGGCGGTGCAGCTTTTGCCGCGCTCTGCGTTTTCTTCATCGGCTCTGTCGGCCGCGTTGGCGCGACCCCGCTGATCATGGTGCTGGCCGGAGCGGTGGTCGCGACATTCCTCACTTCACTGACCACGGCCATTCTGATCTTCGACCAGACGACCCTCGATGCCGTGCGCTTGTGGACCGTTGGTTCCCTAAGCGGTCGGACGATGGAGCAGGTCTTCACCGTCGTGCCATATTGGCTTGCAGGACTGTTCGGATCATTGCTGCTCGCCCGTCATCTGACGACACTCAGCCTTGGCACCGATGTCGCCACGGCGCTCGGCCAGAACCCGGCCCTTTGGCGCAGCCTCTCGGTCGTGATCGTCATTCTCCTATCCGGCAGCGCCGTCGCCCTTGTCGGGCCCGTCGGCTTCGTCGGCCTCGTCGTGCCGCACATCGTTCGCCTCGCCATCAGCGTGGATTACCGGTGGGTCATTCCCTTCAGCGCCGTCATCGGTGCGATCATGGTTGTTATCGCCGATCTCGCCGGACGGATCATCCTCGCCAACCAGAGTTTCCCTGTCGGCGTCACGATGGCGCTGATCGGAGCGCCATTTTTCCTCTGGCTGGCGCGTTATCGCACGGGGGCAGGCAGGTCGTGACACGAGCAATAGCTGTTCTGATCATTCTCAACCTTCTGGCCGTCATTGCTGCCATGATCTGGGGTGACCAATCAATTGCCTGGCATGATGTCGCCAATGCGCTCATCGGCAGTGCGCCGGCCGATCTGCAGATGATCGTCGTTGAATTCCGGCTTTCAAGAGCAATACTGGCCCTGCTTGCCGGCACAGGCCTTGCCGTTGCGGGCACGATCTCACAGACCGTCATGCGCAATCCCCTGGCGGAGCCCGGCGTTCTGGGTATCAATGCGGGCGCTGCGCTCGTCGCAAGCGTGGTTATCATCCTTTTTGCTGGCGTTTCACCAACCGTTCTGCCCTGGGCGGGCTTTGCAGGGGCCGTCACAATGGCAGCGGCCGTCTATGCGCTCTCCTGGAAAGGTGGCACCTCCTCTCTGCGGATCATCCTTGTCGGCATAGGCCTCAGTGCCATGGCCGGCGCGGGAACCAGCTTTCTGACCGCATTCGGCAATGTCATGGATGTGCAGCGGGCAATGATCTGGCTTTCGGGCAGCGTCTATGGCGCTGACTGGACCAAGGTCCAAAGCCTTCTGCTCTGGCTCTCCGTTCCACTTGCTCTGACCTGGTTCTCCTGCCGGCAGCTGGACCTCATCCGTTTCGGCGACGATGTGGCAACCGGGCTTGGACAGAAGGTCAATCTCGTGCGCGCATTCCTGATATTGCTCTGCACGCTGATATCGGGCGCCACCGTCGCCATGGTGGGGTTGGTGGGGTTTATTGGCCTGATCGCCCCGCATGTTGCGAGGCGGATCGTTGGCCCTGCTCATCGGGCCCTCATTCCGGTTGCGGCTCTGACAGGCAGTCTTCTACTGTTGGTCGCCGATATTATCGGCCGCACGGTCATCGCACCGGCGCAGCTGCCGGCCGGTATCGTCACAGCCCTGCTGGGGGCTCCGTTTTTTGCCTATCTTCTGAAGGGCCGCCGGCATGCATGAAGATTATCGCCTCGCGACACGCAATCTGTCCCTTGGATATAATGGCTCCGTCATCGTCGAAGACTTGAACCTGAAAATTCCGTCCGGGCATTTCACCGTTCTCGTCGGGAAAAACGGATGCGGCAAATCCACGATATTGCGTGCGCTCGCCGGACTTCTCAGTCCCATGAAAGGCGAGATATTTCTGGACGGTACATCGACCCGGAAAATTCCATCGCGGGAACGTGCGAAACACATCGGCGTCCTCACGCAGGGGCCGCAGGCTCCGGAAGGGCTGTCGGTCGCCGAACTGGTCCGGCAAGGGCGTTATCCCCATCGCAGGCTGTTCGAGCGCTGGTCCAGCCGTGATGAGGACGCATGCGCCCATGCTCTCGACCTGACCGACATGACATCGCTTTCCGGGCGCCAGGTGGAAGCCCTCTCCGGCGGTCAGCGGCAGCGCGCCTGGATCGCGATGACGCTTGCCCAGGAAACGGACATTCTTCTTCTGGACGAACCGACGACGTTCCTCGATCTCGCCCACCAGATCGAAATACTGGATCTGATCAGGCAGCTTGTTCATGATCGGGGCCGCACCATCGTCGCGGTCCTCCACGATCTTAATCAGGCGGCCCGTTACGCCGACGAAATCGTTCTTATCAGGGACGGCAGGATATTCGACGCGGGCGCCCCAAGCACGGTCATCACGGCGAGAAATGTCCTTGACGTCTTTGGCGTCAATGCCGTCATCATGCCGGATCCGATTTCGGGAACTCCGATGTGCGTGCCCGTTCCATCACAGGCCCGAGGCGCGTGACCTGTGGCTACCACGCAACATTCCCTGGGTTTTTCGTAAAAGACGCTTCTGTGTCCCGCCTTTGCGCGCATTCGCCCGCAAGCCAAAAGATGTAATGAATCCAGACATAAACATGATAAAAATTGTCCTCTTTTAAGCGTCAAGAGGATTTTTCACGGCTCCGGCCTTAAATCATTGCGCTTGCATCGCTTTTTACCCGTGACTAGAAATTCCTCACCGGCAACGAGGAGCCAAAACTTCGGTGCCGGATGATGACCAGGTTCGGACAACCCCTAAGGAGAGCACCCGGTTTGCGCTCCGTGTCCGCCTTCAGTTGTCGCACCTTGCAGATTGCGGAGGTTCAGGAAAGCAATGCGGACGTCGACGGCCAGCCTCAATGAAAATGACGGAACCGACCTGTTGAACAGGGCGATCGTCGAACATTACGGCGACATCATCAAGGCCGTGGGGGGACGCAGTCGCTCAGACGGGGCCGCGCGGGAAATCGTACACGATCTCTACGTCAAACTCGCCTTGCAGCCGGATGCCCTGTCCGGCAAGCGATCCATAAAGGCGTTCCTGTGCCGCGCCGCTTCCAATATGCGGATCGACCGGATCAGGCGCGAGCAGTTCGAATCCAGGCTTTTTTCCGGCTCGGATGAAGATGCCAGGACCGTGGTCACGACAGATAGCGCGCCCGATCAGGGGTTGGCTGTCGAGGCACGGCTGACGGTTCTGAAACAGGCCATCGCCGACCTGCCCGAAAAACGGCGCACGGCCTTCATACTGCACAGGCTGCATCATCTTTCGCCCGACCAGATCGCCTCAAAGCTGAAAATTTCACGCAATATGGTCGACCGACATCTCAGGCGCGCGCTCAGCCATTGCCTCGACCGGCTTTTTGAAATGGAGTAAACATCCCAATCAACACAGCTCATTCGTCTACACATGGAAGAGCATAATTGGAGCGTTCCGTGCAACGTAGACGTCTGACGCGTGAGCAGCGCAAACGAAACAGAGAGGCAGCCGACTGGGTGTTTCGCAACCGCGACCCGGACCAGCCCGAAACGGAACGGGCGGAGTTTCGTCGCTGGATGGAGCTGGATCCGGAGAACTGTCGGGCCTACACGGCGGCGAAGCGCATTCTCGGTGAAGCGAGAACTGCGATACGGTCTGACGCCGGGCTGCGTGAAGCGCCGGTTGCATCCTCATCGCGCGGCCGCAACACGATCATCTCCTCGGTCGTCGCGATCATCGCCGCCGGAACATTGTTCGTCGCTCTGGATGGCCCGATGCGCATGAGTGCGGATATCATGTCCGGCTCCGATGAAATGCCTGAAGTGACACTGGAGGATGGCTCCCGGGTTCAATTGAATGCGTCATCTGCAATCGCGCTCGATTTCACCAGCGAGCGACGGACCGTCCGGCTCCTGCGAGGACAGGCATTCTTTCAGGTAAGTCCGGATGCGAAGCGACCTTTCTCCGTCAGCACCGACGATACCCTGGTCACAGCTCTCGGCACGGCCTTCGATGTTCGTCAAAGCGCCACAGACACTCGCATCGCCGTTACGGAACATTCCGTGCGGGTCGAATTCAAGGCGCAGGGAGCCATTCCGGTGAAAGTCGAGGAAGGCGAAGAAGTGCTTCACTTGAACGAGACAGGGAAAAGCACGATCCGAAAAACGGATGCCAACACGGCGCTGGCCTGGCGTCGGGGCCAGCTCACCGTGGACAACGTGCCCCTGTCCTACGTGGTCGAAGAAATACAGCGGCATTTTCACGGGCGCATTGTCATAGGAAACGAAGCGACCGCACAGCGGGTCGTCAGCGGCACGCTCTTCGTGACCGATACAGAGAGCGCGCTGAATTTCCTGCGTACTGCCCTCAACATCCAGACATACAAGATTGGTCCCATCATCGTCGTAACGTCCTGACGCCGCGAGGGCAGGAGATTGGGCTAGCTGGGCCTCGCCGTTTTCCTCAATAGACGCGGTGCCGAACTTGTCCCTGTTTTCCAGCGTATTTCACTGAAAGCTCCCACCGTCGACCAAGCATTTGGCTTTCCGTCCCAGACCTTACTCGACAAAAACCCGCACACTCGAGGCGCGGCCATCGGCGTCGATCACTGTCAGCGTCGAATAACCCTGCCCCTCCGGTCGCCATTCGCTGTTGCGGCGATGAGAGGCATCCGGCAAAGGCAAGCCGTTGGCGAGCCAGCGGAAAGGTGCCCGTCCGCCCTGCAGCTTCAGCACCAGCGGCGAAATGCCGGACTGGCTGGAGAGTTCCACACGCGCGCCCTCCGGCGGGTAGACGATGCGCGGGGCGCTTTCCCGTCTGGACGCCGAAAGCAGGCCGTTTGCGGTCGTGGTAAAGCGCCGCTGGTTGGCGGGAAGGTCGGTTACGGCGACGCGCGCAATGCCGGAGGGTGGGCCAAGCATCGGCGTCACCGCCACGCCGGATTTTGCGAAAGCCTCGAACAGGATCGGGGCCGCCGTCGCATAACCGGCAATACCCGGCACCGCGCCATTATCAGCGCGGCCAACCCAGACGCCGATGACGTGCCGCCCGTCATAACCCACCGACCACGCGTCGCGATAACCATAGCTGGTGCCGGTCTTGTAAGCGATACCGCGCTGTTTCATGCCAAGCGGCGGCAGCACGCCGGAGAGTATGTCGGTGACGTTCCAGATCGCGGCATCGGAAAACAGCCGGTCACCCTCCCGCCGTTCCGGGGCGGCGCGGACGCCGTCTCCGAGCCGCACGGGATCACCGCTGCCGGCAAGCCCGGCATAAAGCTGCACCAGATCGACGAGGGAAATGCCGGCACCGCCGAGCGCAATGGCAAGCCCAGGCGCTTCATTGGCCGGAAGCACCAGTTTGACACCCGCCCGCCGGAACCGCACCATCAGCGCCGATGGACTGACCGCATCAAGCAGCTTGACCGCCGGCACGTTGAGCGACAGTTGCAGCGCCTGCCGAATGCTGACATCGCCCTGATAATGCATGTCGAAATTGCGCGGTCGATAACCGGAAAAATCCGCCGGGCGATCCTCGATGATGGTTTCCTGCCCGACAAGACCATCTTCGAAGGCAAGACCATAGATGAACGGCTTGAGGGTGGAGCCCGGTGAGCG
The DNA window shown above is from Agrobacterium tumefaciens and carries:
- a CDS encoding iron-siderophore ABC transporter substrate-binding protein, whose product is MSDTPRRIIVLDPFYNLGMALELGLPLVGAPLMSVQDHELKEKAGKATVSDIGEARQPSLERIVALKPDLIVGDAALHGQSYQNFAKIAPTALIDAKNWKDHFRTLALLSGKSDEAAGMLATYEKRVAAIRDKTASHKVSVLRVTPSGFHVYLDGPAAYAPYAVLRDAGVKRSTYETTDDNTVFKRPEWEDLVLLDGDILLYVVAGRYDTTMDDALADRTTSNPFWQMLPAVASRNAHRVKRETWMSFNGIGSANKVLDDIEQYLLDKP
- a CDS encoding FecCD family ABC transporter permease produces the protein MTSFRGLSKAERPIHARRAEFFCSVLLLLAIAGLLVSATLAIIAGPAPLSPSTVLSAIFRFDGSRDHLVVTLLRLPRVAAAMIAGAGLAVSGAIMQAVTKNPLASPGLLGINAGAAFAVVAGLSIMGVSGDALVWYAFGGAAFAALCVFFIGSVGRVGATPLIMVLAGAVVATFLTSLTTAILIFDQTTLDAVRLWTVGSLSGRTMEQVFTVVPYWLAGLFGSLLLARHLTTLSLGTDVATALGQNPALWRSLSVVIVILLSGSAVALVGPVGFVGLVVPHIVRLAISVDYRWVIPFSAVIGAIMVVIADLAGRIILANQSFPVGVTMALIGAPFFLWLARYRTGAGRS
- a CDS encoding FecCD family ABC transporter permease, which translates into the protein MTRAIAVLIILNLLAVIAAMIWGDQSIAWHDVANALIGSAPADLQMIVVEFRLSRAILALLAGTGLAVAGTISQTVMRNPLAEPGVLGINAGAALVASVVIILFAGVSPTVLPWAGFAGAVTMAAAVYALSWKGGTSSLRIILVGIGLSAMAGAGTSFLTAFGNVMDVQRAMIWLSGSVYGADWTKVQSLLLWLSVPLALTWFSCRQLDLIRFGDDVATGLGQKVNLVRAFLILLCTLISGATVAMVGLVGFIGLIAPHVARRIVGPAHRALIPVAALTGSLLLLVADIIGRTVIAPAQLPAGIVTALLGAPFFAYLLKGRRHA
- a CDS encoding ABC transporter ATP-binding protein, giving the protein MHEDYRLATRNLSLGYNGSVIVEDLNLKIPSGHFTVLVGKNGCGKSTILRALAGLLSPMKGEIFLDGTSTRKIPSRERAKHIGVLTQGPQAPEGLSVAELVRQGRYPHRRLFERWSSRDEDACAHALDLTDMTSLSGRQVEALSGGQRQRAWIAMTLAQETDILLLDEPTTFLDLAHQIEILDLIRQLVHDRGRTIVAVLHDLNQAARYADEIVLIRDGRIFDAGAPSTVITARNVLDVFGVNAVIMPDPISGTPMCVPVPSQARGA
- a CDS encoding RNA polymerase sigma factor, yielding MRTSTASLNENDGTDLLNRAIVEHYGDIIKAVGGRSRSDGAAREIVHDLYVKLALQPDALSGKRSIKAFLCRAASNMRIDRIRREQFESRLFSGSDEDARTVVTTDSAPDQGLAVEARLTVLKQAIADLPEKRRTAFILHRLHHLSPDQIASKLKISRNMVDRHLRRALSHCLDRLFEME
- a CDS encoding FecR family protein, with the protein product MQRRRLTREQRKRNREAADWVFRNRDPDQPETERAEFRRWMELDPENCRAYTAAKRILGEARTAIRSDAGLREAPVASSSRGRNTIISSVVAIIAAGTLFVALDGPMRMSADIMSGSDEMPEVTLEDGSRVQLNASSAIALDFTSERRTVRLLRGQAFFQVSPDAKRPFSVSTDDTLVTALGTAFDVRQSATDTRIAVTEHSVRVEFKAQGAIPVKVEEGEEVLHLNETGKSTIRKTDANTALAWRRGQLTVDNVPLSYVVEEIQRHFHGRIVIGNEATAQRVVSGTLFVTDTESALNFLRTALNIQTYKIGPIIVVTS